Below is a genomic region from Granulibacter bethesdensis CGDNIH1.
TTCTGGAGCCCGGTGCGACTTTGTCGGCCGAGCACTTTCTGGTTGGCCAGAAGGTCGACGTGACCGGTACGTCCAAGGGTAAGGGCTTTGCCGGTGCGATGAAGCGTTGGAATTTCGCCGGTCTGGAAGCCAGCCACGGCGTGTCCATCAGCCATCGTAGCCACGGTTCGACCGGTAATCGCCAGGATCCGGGTAAGACTTTTAAAAACAAGAAAATGGCTGGCCATCTCGGTGACGAGCGGGTGACCACTCAGAATGTGGAAGTCGCGCATGTCGATGCGGCGCGCGGACTGCTCATGATCCGTGGCTCCATTCCCGGTGCCAAAGGTGGTTATGTGCTGGTGCGTGACGCCGTGAAGCGCAAGCGTCCGGAAGGCGTTGCCTATCCGGCGGCGCTGCAGGCAGACGCCGCGGCGAGCGAGGGCTAAGACATGCAGATCGAGATCAAGACCCTCGATAACGGCAGTGCCGGTACGGCCGAGCTGCCGGACGAGATTTTTGCGGCCACCCCGCGTGCCGATATTATGGCGCGCGTGGTTCACTGGCAGCTCGCCTGCCGCCGTGCCGGCACCCACAAGGTGAAGGGCATGGGCGAGGTAAGCGGCACGACCAAGAAGCCGTATCGCCAGAAAGGCACAGGTAACGCTCGTCAGGGCAGCCTGCGCGCTCCGCAGTTTCGCACCGGTGGTGCCGTTCATGGTCCGGTCGTTCGCGACCATGGCTATGATCTGCCGAAGAAGGTGCGTCGTCTCGGCCTGATTTCCGCTCTGTCCCAGAAGCAGGCGGAAGGCAAGCTCGTCGTCATCGACACGGCCGCTGGTATGGAAAAGACGCGCGACCTTGCTGCGAAGCTGCGCGCCCTTGGCTGGCGCTCCGCGTTGATCGTCGATGGTGCCAGCGTTGACGAGGGCTTTGCCCGCGCAAGCCGCTCGCTGCTTGCGGTTGACGTTCTGCCGACCATCGGTGCCAACGTATATGACATTCTGAACCACGACGTGCTGGCGATTACGGTTGCCGGTGTCGAGGCTCTCAAGGCCCGCCTCGGTTTCGGTGCGGCTGAAGAAAGGAGCGCGGCATGAGCTCTCCGCAGAAAACATCGCTCGCTGCGCGTCGTCGCGCTGAGCGTATGTCCCGCGAGGCGATGTATGAAGTCATCCGTAGCCCGCTGATCACCGAAAAGGCGACGCTGCTCAGCGAGCGCAGCCAGGTTGTGTTCCGCGTGGCGATCGATGCGACCAAGCCGGAGATCAAGGCCGCTGTTGAAGGCCTGTTCGGGGTGAAGGTGATTGGCGTCAATACCTTGGTGAACAAGGGCAAGACGAAACGTTTTCGCGGCCGCCCCGGCCAGCGGAGCGATGTGAAGAAGGCGTATGTCCAGCTGGTCGCCGGTCAGGCTATCGACCTGACCGCCAAGCTGGCCTGAGGCACGGACCATGGCACTGAAGCATTTCAATCCCGTGACTGCGTCTTTGCGCGGCACGGTTCTGGTAGATCGCAGCGAATTGTGGAAGGGCAAGCCGGTCAAGACTTTGACCGAAGGCAAGCACTCCACGGGCGGTCGTAATAACCATGGCCGGATTACCAGCCGGTTCCGTGGCGGCGGACATAAGCAGACCTATCGTTATGTGGACTTCAAGCGCCGTAAGGCCGATGTTCCCGCGACGGTTGAGCGTCTGGAATATGATCCGAACCGCACCGCTTTCATCGCTCTGATCAAGTATCAGGACGGCGAGTTGTCCTACATCCTTGCACCTCAGCGTTTGAAGGCTGGCGATGTCGTGGTCAGCGGCGCGCGGGCTGATATCAAGCCGGGCAATGCGATGCCGCTGGGAGCAATCCCGGTCGGAACGATTATCCACAATATCGAGATGAAGCCGGGTGCGGGTGGCAAGATTGCACGCTCCGCTGGCACCTATGCGCAGCTGGTCGGCAAGGATGCCGGTTATGCGCAGATCAAGCTGATGTCCGGCGAACTGCGCGTCGTCCGCGCGGAATGCTATGCGACGGTTGGCGCGGTGTCGAACCCGGATAACTCGAACATTCATATCGGCAAGGCAGGCCGCAGCCGCTGGCTGGGTCGCCGTCCGCATAACCGCGGCGTCGTGATGAACCCTGTCGACCATCCGCATGGTGGTGGTGAAGGCCGTACTTCGGGTGGCCGTCATCCGGTTACCCCGTGGGGCAAGCCGACCAAGGGCTACAAGACGCGTACCAACAAGCGCACGGATAGCCTGATTATCCGCCGTCGGAACAAGGGCAAGTAAGATGGCACGCTCTGTCTGGAAAGGTCCGTTTGTCGACGGATACCTCCTGAACAAGGCCGACGCGGCGCGCGCGTCGGGCCGCAACGAGATCATCAAGATCTGGTCGCGTCGCTCGACGATTCTGCCGCAGTTCGTTGGCCTGACTTTCGGTGTTTACAACGGTCACAAATTCCTGCCGGTGCAGGTGACGGAGAACATGGTCGGACACAAGTTCGGCGAATTCTCCCCCACCCGTACCTTCCCGGGTCATGCGGCCGATAAGAAGGCGAAGCGGGGTTAAGATGAGCAAGCCGAAAACCCCTCGTTCCATCGCTGAGAACGAAGCACAAGCGATCGTCAGCAATTTGCGTGTCAGCCCACGCAAGCTCAATCTGGTCGCTCAGCTGATCCGGAACCGCAAGGCATCTGATGCTGTCGCGACTCTGACTTTCAGCAAGCGCCGCATCGCCCAAGCGGTGAAGAAGGCGCTTGAGAGCGCCATCGCCA
It encodes:
- the rplV gene encoding 50S ribosomal protein L22 is translated as MSKPKTPRSIAENEAQAIVSNLRVSPRKLNLVAQLIRNRKASDAVATLTFSKRRIAQAVKKALESAIANAENNHQLDVDRLVVSRAEVGRSIVMRRFHARGRGRAARVEKWFSHLKIVVAERSQETETKAEAA
- the rplD gene encoding 50S ribosomal protein L4 produces the protein MQIEIKTLDNGSAGTAELPDEIFAATPRADIMARVVHWQLACRRAGTHKVKGMGEVSGTTKKPYRQKGTGNARQGSLRAPQFRTGGAVHGPVVRDHGYDLPKKVRRLGLISALSQKQAEGKLVVIDTAAGMEKTRDLAAKLRALGWRSALIVDGASVDEGFARASRSLLAVDVLPTIGANVYDILNHDVLAITVAGVEALKARLGFGAAEERSAA
- a CDS encoding 50S ribosomal protein L23, with the translated sequence MSREAMYEVIRSPLITEKATLLSERSQVVFRVAIDATKPEIKAAVEGLFGVKVIGVNTLVNKGKTKRFRGRPGQRSDVKKAYVQLVAGQAIDLTAKLA
- the rpsS gene encoding 30S ribosomal protein S19, whose translation is MARSVWKGPFVDGYLLNKADAARASGRNEIIKIWSRRSTILPQFVGLTFGVYNGHKFLPVQVTENMVGHKFGEFSPTRTFPGHAADKKAKRG
- the rplB gene encoding 50S ribosomal protein L2; the protein is MALKHFNPVTASLRGTVLVDRSELWKGKPVKTLTEGKHSTGGRNNHGRITSRFRGGGHKQTYRYVDFKRRKADVPATVERLEYDPNRTAFIALIKYQDGELSYILAPQRLKAGDVVVSGARADIKPGNAMPLGAIPVGTIIHNIEMKPGAGGKIARSAGTYAQLVGKDAGYAQIKLMSGELRVVRAECYATVGAVSNPDNSNIHIGKAGRSRWLGRRPHNRGVVMNPVDHPHGGGEGRTSGGRHPVTPWGKPTKGYKTRTNKRTDSLIIRRRNKGK
- the rplC gene encoding 50S ribosomal protein L3 — translated: MRTGLIARKLGMTRLFKEDGTHVPVTVLHLDQVQVVDTRTKERDGYTAVQLGFGQAKPKHVSKANKGHFARVKVEPKKKLVEFRVAEDAILEPGATLSAEHFLVGQKVDVTGTSKGKGFAGAMKRWNFAGLEASHGVSISHRSHGSTGNRQDPGKTFKNKKMAGHLGDERVTTQNVEVAHVDAARGLLMIRGSIPGAKGGYVLVRDAVKRKRPEGVAYPAALQADAAASEG